Below is a window of Perca flavescens isolate YP-PL-M2 chromosome 12, PFLA_1.0, whole genome shotgun sequence DNA.
tgagtttgtgtctgtgtgtgcctgatCAGTGCAGGGGGATAAAGAGATGTGACTTTATTGATGCCTGTGGCACTGCATTTCtattgtgcatgtttgtgtgaagCGGGAACCAGTTCCAGTTGAGCAACCAGTTCCAATATTTCCAGAACCGATTGCATCAAAATGTTTGTCCTATTGATTTCTGATCTCGATTTACAGCTCCTTTTTTAAGAAGAAGGGTTCCAGGGATTGTCTTACTCCTCATTGTGAGTGCGACGTGTATCTTTGAGCAGCATAATAAGCAGGTCTAACGCGAGAAAGAATGCATTTTAAGTGCATGTATGCTTGCAGAAAGAGTCTAGGTGGTACCCTTTGTCCTTACACTGCTTCAGTTATACAGAAACTGCTACTCTGCTGCATACTGTGAATGTGACCTCAATGTTTCTCCCTAACACAGACCACACACTCACCCTGCAAACACTGCACAGCTTCATGGTACGTAGGGCTAggtgtttgacatttttctatACCAGTACTAAATGTCTCtgctgaaaacaaaacaatattttctgttacttcGAAATATAAAAATCTTGTTGCTTAGACGTATGCGTCCAAACCAAGGAGATGAGCACAGACAAAGCAGCACAGACTTgaatttttttctcaaaattaactaattaaaataACTTACAAAACTTTAAAACAGAAACTGTGGTAACATAGGACACAATACAAGAAGCAGATTGAGAAAATAGTGTCTACACACTGTGTTTGCCACGTCATTCTTACCTgatcctcctctcctccacctTCCTCGTCATACTTGAGAATGTTGTCTCTCACATCGTCTTCAGGGTCGATGAGGAGCTGTTTGGCCTGACGCTCTTTATCGCGGCGCTTCATCCACACAACAAACATCAGCACGAGAACtgatggacagacagagagagggatctCATATTACAAAACATAATAACTTAACGTGTTTTCAGACAAATGTAATCTGATCCGATGTTTTAGAGCTTGGATCGGGGCCTGATCAAggctattttttttgtaatcctACAGTAATCTAGAGATATATCTTGGATaacgtttagctgtctttataatccctgtgtgtgttcgtgtgatGTGCGGTTTGAGAGAGGCACTCAGACACTCACTGAGGAGGATGATGATGCAGAGGAGGATGGAGATGATGGCACCAGTGCCCAGACCGGCAGCCATGATGTGTTGCTGGTCAGTGCAATCTCCATTGATGTCGCACTGGCACACTTTAATCCGCAGATAGGAGGTGTTGGACATGGGCAGGTTGCCTGAGTCTGTGATTATGATGGGGAGCTCATAGATACCGCTTTCAAGGAAGCCAATCTTCAGGCTCACCTGAGCATAGTCACCTGACAGATGAAGAGGACAAAAGACCGAAAGCGTGAGTGAGTGAACCATGATGGCTCCTTGTCAGAGCCAACACATTAGTAGACACAGTAGTGAGACAAGAGATTAAGTTACTCAGTGTGTATAAAAAATTATACACAGAGGGGATTAAATCAAAACTACAAATAGTCGTTTTTATAGGCTGTGTTCACAGTACGATTACACTCCTATTACCACAAATATGCAGCATAAATTCCTACCTGGAAGTTGCATCAGCATATCTAATCCAAAACATGGTTGGGATTTAGATTTGGAGCTTATAAATCTACTGAATACCTTTTGATAATGCTGCTTAGGCTAAATTCCCAGCTGCAATAATCCAAATGCCATTATCCTATTAAGATATATTCACTGCTTTTCAACTCACACTATCTAATAGCTAAACACACAACAAATGAGTTCCTACCactcatgtttttatttcaaattagCATAAACAATTAATGTCTGCATGGTGATGTTAATATCATTTTTTATTGTCTCTCCCCGCTCTACCTGACCCTTCTGCAGTGTGCTATTTACACGTTTTCAAAAAGTGTTGTTCAGAAGGATCACAGATCAAGGTTTCAAGCTTTAATTACTAAACAGACTgctaattgttatatttatattgttaCATATCCCACAGTTTCCTTTCTAATAATTAAATGAGACTAACTGAAAAATGCTGAAAAGGGATATTGCATATTCTGTTCTTTCATTTTCcagtaacaaataaaaatgaaggcCAAACAGCTGAATCAACACCAAATGAAGATTTGTATGTAATAGTGTCTTCTGTCTCTTACCACTGACTCTTGTGATGGTCCAGTTTCTCCTAACATCAGCGGGCCGGTGGGCTAACTCAAAGGCAAACGGCCCAGCATTGGGGTTCAGGTCTCCATCGAGCGCAGTGATGTTGATGGCATTTGGCTCTGGCTTTTCACATATCTCTGTCTCCTGAGGGAACACCTTGGGAGCGTTGTCGTTGATATCCAGCAGGTAGATCTGAAGAGTACCTGTGCCACTTGCTGGAGGTACACCTGCATGGGCCATAAAATTACCCCACACTCAGCACATACATATTTATGGAATAagtcatttctttaaaaatgtacatatgGATGGGAATATATACTATTGAAATGGCAGCTCTCATTTTGCAGTCATTATGCAGTCGACAGAGAAAAAGTAAAGTATGGAGTTTATTCTCTGGATATCAAGCTATAATATGACACTCTAAACAGTTATTTACTCTATGGAAGAAGACTTATCCAAACTGCATACTGATCTGGGAATCTAATCTCAAGTGAGGGGGTAGACCGAAAGACAGAGATATCAGAACATcatgtgggggtgtgtgtgtgtgtgtgtgtgtgtgtgtgtgtgtgtgtgtgtgtgtgtgtgtgtgtgtgggggtgtgaaGAGCGTCTTCCTGACGAAGGACACGGGATGGGAATACTAAAGCAGACAAACAGAGCCCACTGTCGCTCCTCTCAGGCTCCTCTATGTATTCACTCAGCTAAGAGGCTTTTTTACCATTCAGGCCACGCTCAAAGGAGCTAGTCATCCAATCCTGACCCATTAATGCTGAGAAACCTCTTTATTGGTAGAGTTTTTAAGCCTATTGGCCTAAGCTATGCTCCACAGAACAGGGTAAACCTGAACAGAGGTAAATCCCGCCAGTGCAGGGAAGAGGTGAATACATCCACATGCCGGATGGTTCTGGGATTGCTAACACATTAACCTTCAACTAAGGTGGTCAGCATTCCAGACATGCCAAGTGCCTGGTACAGTGCTGACCTTCAAGCATGGAGAATGTCTTTGTGGCTGTAACTGAGaggttgtattttttatttttttctcaacagATATGGTGCGTTTGTGGACTGGCTTCAAGTGAAAAAACATCACAGTGGAAGTCAAAGTGATGCTAGGTGGAAGATTGACCTTTGAGAGGTAGGCCACATTAGACATCCGCTCGGCTTTCTTTTGAAAAGGCAGCATTATCTCCTCCTGAATGCTCTAACAATAATGGCCTGGAATAGAGTGCTTGTGTAACACACTGGCTAAAGCATCTAGACCATGTAGCCGGTGCATCACAGGAGCTCAATAAGATATTTTTGGCAAGTGCAGTACCACTTGAATGGTTACATACCGTTGTCAGAAGCCATGAATGTTGCATTGTACAAGCTGTTCTTCACAAAGGGCGACTCTCGGTCCAAAATGGCAATAGTTGTGATACGACCGGTGTTCGGGTCAATCCTTAGCCAGTTGGCTGGATCTGAGAGTTTGGAGTatctgagaaaagaaaaagaggcttaCACGGTGATTTATAATCCTAAGTATTCACTTAAGTTATCGGTgagctttttttaaagtagtcaaaaactttaaaatggtTCAATTTTGTTTCTGCAGAAGGAAATCTTGCTGGTGAATTTAGTCTTAATTTAcagttttgcttttgtttttatttgtttacagaaaataaatatttcagatGTCATGCATTTTACATAATAGTTCTACGTTTTGAGAGCAGCCTCGCAGGGGAGACCAAACTGGCTTGTTGTTATCAGCAGCTCAGACTAATTTGTAGGACAAACCGAGGAATTACAAAGCTATCTTATTTCACATGGACTGTTTTCAGGCTGATCAACTCTTCCACGACCAAGCACCTGTGAGGCAAGGCTTTTTATGATTAACAGGGGAAGAAATAGGGCTTGTTCAACACGAATAAGATGCTGGCTGAATAGTGTTATTTGAGCAGGAATGATGCAGAAAGTCATCTTCACCTACCATGTTACTCCTGTTTCACACAGAGTACTGTATAGTCAGTGATACACCTACCAGCATCTTCACTGCTGCCAGTTATTTCAGCAAAATGTGTGATAAAACGTGATTTAAAAACATCTGTGCTGGATGTTTAAGGGACAACAGACATTCTAGGAAATTAAGCTATGAAGTGGACTTGATTCTTTGAAGGTGTATACTTAACCTcccttcttttttcctttttactgtATGAATTTACCTGATGCTTTGCTGCATGAAGCGATCAGGGTCCTGTGCAGTGAAGGTGGTCAGTGTTGACTCAGGCATCATTCCCTCCTCCAGTTTAATGAGTTTGGGGTTGGGCTCGAAGTAGGGACTCTCGTTGACATCTATCACTCTGATGGAGACGGTGGCGGTGGACTGGCGAGGAGAGTGGATGCCTCTGGCCAGGGGAACCTCGTTCCTCGCTTCCACTGTCAGCACATACGTCCTACTGATTTCATAGTCAATAGGCTGGAAAACAGTAAGGGAGAGTGGATCACACATCAGAATGCAGgacgaatgaagtaaacaaatgggaatcacattacacattacattacaatcaCATTACATGTTTGGTCATAATCCAAACTGAGAATTTGCTAGTAGCACTTACACCATACTAATCAgtcagacaaatgtaaaaataaaaataataattgtaatgtATGTGTCAAATCACCTGCAGTGACCTTCAATTTTATCAGTACTGGTTTTCCTGTGAGTTGCAAAATGCTTCTATTCTTCCAACGACTGAACTGGACAGTTGTATTATTAACTTGCTCTCATCATTACCAGGGGGCAACATAACAAATATTCTAACTGCCAGTTATTAATGATGAGAAAACCACCcctaaacctctcagtacagCAACCATACATTTACTATGCATCTCCAAGGGATTACATGGGTGGAGTTTGAAGAGAAGGCCTTACCTTGACGACTGTTACCAGGCCCTCGTTAGTGGTAGGATCAGTGGGCACAGAAAACCTGCCAGTGGGGTCGCCCCCGGTGATTTTGTAGACAGCGTTCCAGGCCGGTGTGTTGGGCTGGTCCTTGTCAGTCACCGTCAGGTTAGCCACAATGACATTTACTCGGTTTTCAGGCACCTCGCCGAAAAACTGCATGAATAAACcatgaacatacagaacagtgAGCTGTTAGTGATACTGCTGTGGCAGCAGAAAATACTCCTACTGCCTCACACAGCACAGCAGGACCAATCTTGGGTAAATAGGCATCTAAGGTAACTTGTCATGTCATCATGGTCATCTCATTCCCTGTCCTCCCCTGGTAGCACAACAGCAGCATCACAAATTTCAGTGATTCGCGGGCACAGTAAGTACCTCTTTCACTCGGGCAGACATTCCAGTAGTTTCATGTGTCAACATTTGGAGGGGGATATAACACTTTACGCATGACTGGCTACTTGCATATTTGTATGGCTTCGGAAAATGCTGGTCAAGCAGAACTAGTTAAGTGACCAGAACTGGCGGGTGAGTGCATATTTGGGGTGAAATAGGGGTCCTTGGGATGCTTTCCCTTTTGCTAAGATTACTGTGTTGATGTTTCAGATATGAGTTTGTTTCTTACCGTCTCAGCagtaaactctggtggattgtCATTAACGTCAGTGACTCTGATGACAGCAGTGGCTGTGTTGGAGAGGCCGTACATGGGGTTGCCCTCCATGTCAGTGGCCTGGATGATCAGTGTGTACTGAGGAACTTTCTGgaaggagagggaagagaagcaATAGCAGGATTAAAACCCAATTCTTTGATCTTTGAGCAATATAATTAATTGTGTAGCCACATTTGGAGAATGTGGATTTCCTCACTGAAATGTCAGTTTGTATGTAAATGAGGACAAAAGATTATTTCATTCAATATGACGCAGTTCAATACTGCCACAAACTACAGCCAttaagattttgtttttttggcccATTTTCTTGGTTTGCGATAGACTTTACAAGTGGcactaataaactggcaacttctAGCACATCAGCATTAATGCgtttcattaaaatgaaaacaaatctgaACTGGCTAGCTTCTTAATAATGTTGACTAATGGTGGCTTTTTATATGAAGCTCATTTATTCTCTATAGGGGATGAGATATTGCGAGTGAATGTATGAAACTTGCACCTCTGCTATGTACATCATAGTGAAGCTAaccaatgtttttattttttttcacattaaaagccacTCACGTGACGGACCAGTTGCTAGGTAATGAGAGTCGGGCAAATTACTTTCATGGTGGCAACTGGTGGACATAAAACGGCAGCCCCAGGGCGGAAGTGATTGAGCAGCCACCTAGCCAGATTGCCCTCACCAGAATTGCACCAACTGGCTCCAGTTTtctatgttattttttttttttatattctcaaACAGCTATGCGATCCAATTAAATGAAAGAGTGGTGGCATTTACAATACAGGAAATAGCCCAAAATGCAAGTAAAGCTTCTgcttaaaagaaagaaagacagagagggcgaaaatgaagcaaaggaaacatTTAGTTGCTCAGTGATGCACACTGCCTCCTTGTAAGAGTAAATAAGTGTGAAACAGCCGAGTCCATTTCTACTTCTCATTTAGTTGGTAATCAACAAAATTCACTTTGGCTCATTAGTTCTCAAACAGTCTGGATATTATCAAATATACCCCAGCTGTGTTTTGtaatcatataaaaaaaaaaaagaaagaaaagtagtTTAGCTCATTTATGTAAACATGAAGAATGCATATGTTGCTATACTGTAAATCCACAACAGGCAGCAAATGCAAAaccaaattaaattaatataatgtGTGGTCTTGCTAATGAAAGTCTCACTTAAATAGGTGCAATGGCAACAACATTAAGGTGTATGAAATCAAGGGAAAGAAAGCTAAGCCATAAACCAATGAGAacgagaagagaagaagagaaggaatAAAAGGCCacaaggaaggaaagaaagaagacgTGTCCAGCACCTCTCTGTCCAGGCCTGCTGCCACCGTAATGATGCCTCCTGTTTTATTGTTGATGGTGAACATATTGGAGGTCGGACTCTCTGGATTCTGAGACAGGATCTTGTAGCGCAGCATCCCATTAGCTGTTTTGGGGTCATCTTTGTCAACAGAAGTCACTGTCATAACAAATGTTCCTACAGGATAGAAAGACACAGACAAGATGCAAATTCTTTCATGTCATCCCTCTTATTTAGTAAATTGTTTATTGACAATCAAAATAAATTAGAAGTTGAGTGAATAGTGCCACAATTGAACACTAGATGTATTGATTTGTAATATAGAAATCCAATGTCCTTTCCTATGATCTTAAAATACCCCCAAACGCTTAAATGCAGCAGAAGAAAAGTTAACAAAGTGGCCATCAGTTCTGTTTGATCTGCTAACACGGCAGCAGCATGTGAAGCCGGAGGCTCAGACTACAGCCAATCGGTTGCTCATCACAGTGTAATGCTGTGCTTGGCTTTATGTGGTATATTACCTGGCTTGGAACCCTCTGGAACAGTGCCGTTCCAGATCTGATGAGTGAACTCGGGTCTGTTGTCATTCATGTCGATCACATTGATCACAATGTCAATAGGGTTTTCTACCTGGTTGCCGTTCAGGTCCACTGCATGAGCTCTCAGCTggaggaaacacaaacacatctggACTGTAGAACTGTTCAAACAAGGATGATTCTCAACTGTGCAAACAATATATTGGGACAAACCACTCGCGCAATGTCACCCATTCAACTGCTGTGACAATTAACCCCACTAACCAGCACTAGAAATCGATTTTCTGTATGTAGAAGAGCAAACGGTTTTAGAAAATCCTCTTTATTCAGACCAGCATGACCAACAGAGGAATCAATTTTTGTAGCGATTTAATACATCCCACGACAAGCTCTAGCATATGCAAGGCAAAAGAGAAACTGGTCAAATACCTGACAGagtcaacaacaacacaagCATTTCAGCTGTGTTTTTATGGTTTTCTCTTGAAACCGATTCTGCTGCATCTTTCGTGCATACACACAACTGCAAGGTTGGTGCATAACACAGGATTTCGATTTACTGATTCATCTACTGTATATTGTGATTCCCATTTATGATCTAGACAAATACAGGTAATACAGTGTGTATTAAAAAAATCTACAGGCTAAAAACAATACACATCATATTTCTTTGGACGACTACCTGACCTTACTAGTGCAAGTGTAAAATAATCAATGAATTATACTCTATGCTTCAACATGCATACAGTAAAATTAGAGCAGAGTAAAAATTACAGGAcattggggggggggaaggggcaacagtgaaaactaaataaatactaAGTTGCTCCTGTATTACTCTACAGTTTACAGTTCACATACAGTTTAAACCAAAGTATGGACAtatgtgaatgttttttgttgtgaaAGTCTTTTGTGACCTTTAAAGAAACTCTGAAGACAGTGAAGTCTATATTTTCAATTTAATTACATGCTTGCTTCTGTCTTAAAGCACAAGCTTGAAGAGCAATAAAAACTAAGGTATTTAATGTGAAGACCATTGCAATGTAATGGGAGAACCACTAATGAATATAGCAGCTCTGAAGGAGATGGAGGTTATCATAATgtatctaacacacacacacacacacacacacacacacacacacacacacacacacacttcacgtTAAATCCTTTACATTCTCAGACGGATAAATCCAATTTTTTCCAGTCTTTACTGGGTCTGAGGAGACTGTTTAGGCTACACATGACCCTTGAGCACATGCCAACAGGCAGGAATGTGCAGCATGGCCAGAAAACACATTTCTCTTGA
It encodes the following:
- the cdh2 gene encoding cadherin-2, whose amino-acid sequence is MHSLHEGSGLFLLAVLAGLQIAAEGRGTPPCRPGFSEDVYKVVVPDITEKGHPLFNVRFVDCGRGGLMRFECSNPSDFRIEADGVVYAARSIEHSTLPASPLLIKASDTITQQQWVAQVRLKPSTHSSQQVQQVAAPPVMSKDLKEIVFPSRNTDSQLKRMKRDWVIPPINVPENSRGPFPQELVRIRSDHDKNRSLRYSVTGPGADQPPNGIFIIDPISGELSVNKPLDREHISNFHLRAHAVDLNGNQVENPIDIVINVIDMNDNRPEFTHQIWNGTVPEGSKPGTFVMTVTSVDKDDPKTANGMLRYKILSQNPESPTSNMFTINNKTGGIITVAAGLDREKVPQYTLIIQATDMEGNPMYGLSNTATAVIRVTDVNDNPPEFTAETFFGEVPENRVNVIVANLTVTDKDQPNTPAWNAVYKITGGDPTGRFSVPTDPTTNEGLVTVVKPIDYEISRTYVLTVEARNEVPLARGIHSPRQSTATVSIRVIDVNESPYFEPNPKLIKLEEGMMPESTLTTFTAQDPDRFMQQSIRYSKLSDPANWLRIDPNTGRITTIAILDRESPFVKNSLYNATFMASDNGVPPASGTGTLQIYLLDINDNAPKVFPQETEICEKPEPNAINITALDGDLNPNAGPFAFELAHRPADVRRNWTITRVSGDYAQVSLKIGFLESGIYELPIIITDSGNLPMSNTSYLRIKVCQCDINGDCTDQQHIMAAGLGTGAIISILLCIIILLILVLMFVVWMKRRDKERQAKQLLIDPEDDVRDNILKYDEEGGGEEDQDYDLSQLQQPDTIEPDAIKPVGIRRLDERPLHPEPQYPMRSAAPHPGDIGDFINEGLKAADNDPTAPPYDSLLVFDYEGSGSTAGSLSSLNSSSSGGDQDYDYLNDWGPRFRKLADMYGGSDD